Part of the Fusarium musae strain F31 chromosome 3, whole genome shotgun sequence genome, TCCTAATGATCCCTCCAAGACTACCATTGTTGTTCGTGAGCAGCCTCGCCACAACCAGTACATCGACGTCATCGAGGTTAAGCTCGTCGGcgagaacaagatccagGTCAACATGATCAAGGAGACCACTGCTCTCGGTAAGCCTGCTGCTCTGCCTCTAGAGTTCACCTACCACCCTGAGGCTGGATACTCTCCTATCCGTGAGGTCATGGAGGGCCGCAATGACCGCATCAAGGAGTTCTACTGGAAGGCGTGGTTCGGCGAAGAGCCTCTCGACCTCGACGCTGATGTTACTGCTAAGTTCGATGGTGGCAAGACTACCATCACTGGCGAGGCTATCAACGATTTCGTGCACGCTGTTGGCAACCACGGAGAGGCTTTTGTCGACCGACCTGGTAAGACTGTCTATGCTCCCATGGACTTTGCCATTGTTATCGGCTGGAAGGCCATTACCAAGCCTATCTTCCCTCGCACCATTGATGGAGACCTCCTGAAGCTTGTCCATCTCTCCAACCAGTTCCGCATGATCCCTGGCGCTGAGCCTCTCAAGAAGGGAGACGAGGTCTCCACCACTGCTCAGATCAACGCCGTCATCAACCAGGAGGCTGGCAAGATGGTTGAGGTCTGTGGTACTCTCGTCCGTGATGGCAAGCCTGTCATGGAGGTCACCTCCCAATTCTTGTACCGTGGTACTTATACCGATTACGAGAACACCTTCCAACGAAAGGTTGAGACTCCTATCCAGCTTCATCTGGCCACTACTCAGGATGTTGCTATTCTTCGATCCAAGCAGTGGTTCTCCGTCGACGAGCTTCCTCAGAACATCGACTTGCTCGGCCAGACTCTGACTTTCCGTCTCCAAAGCTTGGTTCGCTACAAGAACAAGGCTGTCTTCAGCAGCATTGAGACCCGCGGCCAGGTTCTGCTTGAACTCCCCACCAAGGAGATCATCCAGGTCGGCAGCGTCGACTATGAGACTGGAGAGTCTCACGGCAACCCTGTTGTTGATTACCTTGAGCGCAACGGCCAACCTATCGACCAGCCCATCAACTTCGAGAACTCCATCCCCCTTAGCGGCAAGTCTCCTCTCGCTCTCCGAGCCCCTGCTTCCAACGAGAATTACGCTCGCGTGTCCGGTGACTACAACCCCATTCACGTCTCTCGTGTATTCTCCAGCTATGCCAACCTCCCTGGTACCATCACCCATGGCATGTACTCTAGTGCATCCGTGCGAAGCCTGATCGAGACCTGGGCCGCCGAGAACAACATTGGCCGTGTCCGAAGCTTCCACGCCTCGCTTGTTGGCATGGTTCTGCCCAACGATGAGCTCGAGGTTAAGCTTCAACACACTGGCATGGTCTCTGGtcgcaagatcatcaaggtgGAGGTCCGCAACAAGGAGACCGAGGACAAGGTTCTTGAGGGCGAGGCCGAGGTTGAACAGCCTGTGACTGCCTACGTTTTCACTGGACAGGGTTCTCAGGAACAGGGTATGGGTATGGAGTTATACGCCAGCAGTCCCGTTGCCAAGGAGGTCTGGGATCGCGCCGACAAGTACCTCCTCGACGCCTATGGTAAGTTGCATGAATCGGTACTATCAATGTGCGTCTGCTAATATATCCCAGGTTTCTCCATTACCAACATTGTCAAGAACAACCCTAAGGAGCTCACCATCCACTTCGGTGGTCCCCGTGGTAAGGCTATCCGCCAGAACTACATTGCGATGACTTTCGAGACCGTGGCTGCGGATGGTAGCATCAAGTCTGAGAAGATCTTcaaggagattgatgagaCCACTACCTCATACACCTACCGCTCCCCTACTGGACTTCTCTCGGCCACCCAGTTCACTCAGCCTGCCCTTACCTTGATGGAGAAGGCCAGCTTTGAGGACATGAAGGCCAAGGGACTTGTGCCTAACAACAGCACCTTTGCTGGTCACTCTCTCGGTGAATACTCGGCCCTTGCTGCCCTTGCCGAGGTCATGCCAATTGAGAGTTTGGTGTCCGTTGTGTTCTACCGTGGCCTCACCATGCAGGTTGCCGTCGAGCGTGACGCTGCTGGCCGATCCAACTACTCCATGTGCGCTGTTAACCCTAGCCGCATCAGCAAGACCTTCAACGAAGCCGCTCTCCAGTTCGTTGTTGACAACATTGCCGAGGAGACTGGCTGGCTCCTTGAGATTGTCAACTACAACATTGCCAATATGCAGTATGTTTGCGCTGGTGATCTCCGTGCGCTCGACACTCTTGCTGGTGTGACCAACTTCATCAAGATCCAGAAGATTGATATTGAAGAGGTCAAGGACAACATCGAGGAGGTTAAGGGACATCTCCGCGAGATCATCCGCGGCTGTGCCGAGAAGACTCTTGCCAAGCCCACACCTCTTGAGCTGGAGCGTGGCTTCGCTACCATTCCTCTCCGTGGTATTGATGTGCCCTTCCACTCGACCTTCCTTCGATCTGGTGTCAAGCCTTTCCGATCCTTCTTGCTTAAGAAGATTAACAAGACATCCATCGACCCCTCCAAATTGGTTGGAAAGTATATTCCCAACGTGACGGCCAAGCCGTTCGCGTTGACCAAGGAGTATTTCGAGGATGTGTACAAGCTGACCAACTCGCCAAAGATTGGTGCTGTGTTGGCCAACTGGGAGAAGTATAACCAGGACGAGACCGCTACCAACGGTGTTGAGGGTAGCGACAGCTCCAGTGGCGAGTATGAAGGTTCTGGCCGTGCTGCTTGAGTAAGTTTGGAAAACCAAAGAGAAAgggaaatataataaaaaagaagaaaagggacCATGCAGAGACATGATGTAACGGAAGACtagagatggatggatgatcaCGAAGAGAGTTTACAGATTCCCGGCCGGATTGTTATCCTGGCATGATGAGTACCACCTATATTATGATGTATCTTGTTATCTTTAGCTAGAGGGGCGTTTGTTTTTGCTACAATTTTAGAGAATTTTTGAatgcttgatgatgaaatTTGGTTCATAAATCGAATAACATATCTCGTCCTGTGAAAGCTTGGGATGCACACGCAGTCTCCTGTGATGTTGGTTGGCTCCCGACGGTGTCGTACAAGTGAGGCTTGTGTAGGAAATAATTGACGAGATAATGAAACACCCGACATTAATTGGTGTGCTTCGGCTCAGCGACTGTACCACCCTACCATTGGATCTCACTGGTTCCGAGCGGTAGCGGTAGCGGTCGGCTGCCGGCGACGGCCGGAGACGGACAAGTGGTGGAGATGGCCTATCAGGGGAATCAAGACCGCTTTGGTCGCTAACAACATCGCAAACATAGATAAGTTTACGTGTCCATGAATTCGTATATAAGGTCCAAAGGGGAAGGGCTTTAGACTCGTTCTTTTTGTTCTCgggctttcttttttctttcggCTCTGTTCGCTATTACACCATCCCCACTTGGCATCTTACCTCTTATTGTTCAACAACACAGCGAACACTTGAGAAATTGAGATATAGAGGAATCTACAATGGCGGGCTTAAAGAAGCAAGTCTTTGTCGGGACATTCATATCCAGCAAAAGTCCCAAAGAGCTTGACTATCACCATGACACGATTGTATGTGTTGATGGAGAGGGTAGAATTGTCAAGGTCGATACAGAGGGCGGCAGTACTGAGCAGATTGGAAAGAGGCTACGTGAAACTCTGAACTGGGAGCTCAGCGATGTAGATGTTCATATTGCGAAGCCTGGGCAGTTCTTCTTCCCTGGTTTTGTTGGTGAGTGATACAGCCCTTGCTTTCCAAGAAACACACACTGACAGAAACATTAGACTCACATGTGCATGCATCTCAATACCCAAATGTGGGAATCTTTGGAAAGACCACTCTCCTAGACTGGTTGGAGAAGTATACATTCCCTCTAGAGTCAAGTCTAAAGGACTTGAGCAAGGCAAAGCGAGTATATGGCTCATGTGTTCGACGGACATTATCCCACGGAACGACAACAGCGGCTTACTATGCTACCATCGACGTAGCAGCAACGAACCTCCTCGCTGATCTCTGCTTAGAGATAGGACAACGAGCTCTTGTTGGACGCGTGTGTATGGACAACCCTGACATGTGTCCAAGCTACTATCGCGATGAGAGTGCCGAAGAGGGCCTTGAAAAAACGAGACAGACGATTCGACATGTTCAAAAAATCGACCCTGAGTTTAAACTTGTATCTCCGGTGCTGACGCCCCGATTTGCACCAACTTGCTCCAGCGATTCGATGAAGGGTCTGGCAAAGATCCAAAAAGAAATGGATCTTCCTGTCCAGACACACGTTTCCGAGAACGAAGGAGAAGTCGAACTTGTCGCAAAGCTGTTTCCGGAGTCGGAGTCGTATACGCAATTGTACGATGATTGCGGTCTTCTCACCACCCGGACGATTCTTGCGCACGCGATTCACTTGACCGAAGCGGAGGCAAAGCTGATTGCGCAACGGGGAAGTAAAATCTCACACTGTCCTTGCAGCAACAGTTCACTCACCAGCGGTTCTGCACGCGTAAGATGGCTCTGGGACAAGGGGATCACAGTTGGCCTTGGTACAGACATGAGCGGCGGCTACAGCCCTTCCATTCTCGAAGCAGCACGTCAAGCAGCCCTTGTGAGTCGACACGTTGCGATGGGGATGGACGAGGAAAAGGAACGGAGCAAGTTGACGGTCGAAGAGGTGCTGTATCTTGCAACTCGCGGCGGTGCAGAGGTTGTTGGACTGGCTGATAGAATCGGTGGGTTTGAGGAGGGTATGGAGTGGGATGCTCAGTTGATAGGACTAGGAagtgttgatgaggatggcctGGCGGATGATGACGGGAATGTGAATGTTTTCGGGTGGGAAACTTGGGAGGAGAAGATTGCGAAGTGGCTGTTTAATGGAGACGACAGGAATGTCAAGAGGGTTTGGGTCAGAGGGAGAACAGTTCATGTGAGATAAACAGAGGACAAAGAAATGAGCTGAGACAGACTGCCCATGTTGTTTCAGACACTATCCATCACTGACAGTAATGCAATTTGTCGGTACAGCAGCAGAGCAGTACGATCTCTGTCTG contains:
- a CDS encoding hypothetical protein (MEROPS:MER0037714) — protein: MAGLKKQVFVGTFISSKSPKELDYHHDTIVCVDGEGRIVKVDTEGGSTEQIGKRLRETLNWELSDVDVHIAKPGQFFFPGFVDSHVHASQYPNVGIFGKTTLLDWLEKYTFPLESSLKDLSKAKRVYGSCVRRTLSHGTTTAAYYATIDVAATNLLADLCLEIGQRALVGRVCMDNPDMCPSYYRDESAEEGLEKTRQTIRHVQKIDPEFKLVSPVLTPRFAPTCSSDSMKGLAKIQKEMDLPVQTHVSENEGEVELVAKLFPESESYTQLYDDCGLLTTRTILAHAIHLTEAEAKLIAQRGSKISHCPCSNSSLTSGSARVRWLWDKGITVGLGTDMSGGYSPSILEAARQAALVSRHVAMGMDEEKERSKLTVEEVLYLATRGGAEVVGLADRIGGFEEGMEWDAQLIGLGSVDEDGLADDDGNVNVFGWETWEEKIAKWLFNGDDRNVKRVWVRGRTVHVR